The sequence GTAATGGCACTCTCACCAACAATAACAATGGTACCTGGACGTATACGCCAGCCGAGAACGATGACGGCAGCGTGAGCTTTAGTTACGACATTAGTGATGGTGAAGCGACCATCAGCACCGGTACTGCCGACCTAGACATTACCCCAGTGAACGATGCACCTACCACCAGCAATGTGGTGTTAGACCCGGTGGCAGAAGATGCAGTGGGTGGTCGAGTGATCACCGAAGCCGAACTTCTGGCCAATGCCGCAGATATCGATAATGACCTAGCGGATTTATCGGTGAGTAATCTAAGCCTGATTGGTAATGGCACTCTCACCAACAATAACAATGGTACCTGGACGTATACGCCAGCCGAGAACGATGACGGCAGCGTGAGCTTTAGTTACGACATTAGTGATGGTGAAGCGACCATCAGCACCGGTACTGCCGACCTAGACATTACCCCAGTGAACGATGCACCTACCACCAGCAATGTGGTGTTAGACCCAGTGGCAGAAGATGCAGTGGGTGGTCGAGTGATCACCGAAGCCGAACTCCTGGCCAATGCCGCAGATATCGATAATGACTTAGCGGATTTATCGGTGAGCAACCTAAGCCTGACTGGTAATGGCACTCTCACCAACAATAACAATGGTACCTGGACGTATACGCCCGCTGAAAACGATGACGGCAGCGTAAGCTTTAGTTACGACATTAGTGATGGTGACGCGACCATCAGCACCGGTACTGCCGACCTAGACATTACCCCAGTGAACGATGCACCAGACGCACAAGATGATGGCTTCGCAAACATAGCATCATCAGAGACTGTTTTGCTTGACTTAGTTGCCAACGATAGTGACTTGGATGGCGATGCAATCAGCGTAAAATCAATCCACGGTACGGATCTGACTCCTGGTATTACTCAAGTTATCTCAGTACCAAATGGAGTGGTGAACGTTACTGCTGCTGGAGTTGTCAGTTATACAGCCAGTGCAAATGGTAGTGGCTTAGTCGAGTTTTCGTACGTATTACAAGATGAACATGGCGCAGAAAGCACTGCTAATGTTAGTGGTAACGTCGTTAATTTAGCTAATGATAGTGCTCAAGTTGCGGAGTCGGGTTTAGCTAGCGGTTCGGACCCTAGCGCTCTATCCACTTCTGCCACGGGTAACTTATTAGCAAATGATGATGGCTTAACTGATGGTCTAGAATTGAGCTCTGTGGTTTATCAAGGTGTTCCGCACACCGCTGACGCTAACGGTGTGATTTCAATTGATACCAATCAAGGGCAGCTAAGTGTTTATACCGAAGACTATAATGGCTTTAGTAAAGGTGATTATGAGTACCAGCTTGAAAGCTCTAGTTTGGCTGGCGATAACGTCAGTGAAAGCTTCAATTATGTAGTTGCCAACCCTGCATCTGGCTTTGTTACTCAAGCAACTCTAGATGTGAATATAGTTGATGATACTCCTGTAGGCAGCGATGTATCACATAGCTTGGAATCAAGCCCCTTACTGGTAACGACCAATCTTGTATTGGTATTAGACACCTCTGCTAGTATGACCAATGGTGAGCATGGGGATGGTTTAAATTACCTAGAAATCGCAGTTAATGCCTTGTCGAATTTAATAGAGCAAGCCGATGCAGCGGGTAACGTAAATGTGCAAATTGTCGGCTTTTCAGACTCTGTAATAAGCAGTGGCTGGATCAGTGACAATGTTGAAGATGCCTTAAGTTACCTACAAGATTTAAGTTCAGGTGGTGGTACTCATTACGATATAGCGCTTAACGAAGTGATTTCAACTAGTACCAGTGCTCAGCAACCAGATGCAGATAATACCCTGCTGTACTTTATCTCTGATGGCGAACCAAACTTTGGCTATGGGATTGATGATACCGTTGAATATAACGGCTCTAATGGTCTAGCTGCATGGGATGAGTTTGTTCAAGACAATATTGATACCAGTTATGGTATCGGTATTGGCCAGGCTGATTTAGATGTATTGAAGGATGTTTCTTCAGAATCACCCACCGATGAGTTTGCCTTTATTGTTGATGATGTAACAGATCTATCAACCACTCTTGTTGAAAGCTACTTAGAAGCTGAAGTTGATGCTTCACTCGGTTTACTGCAAACAGCATCAACAGATGGCTTTATGGTGGGGGCTGATGATGGCTACGTAAGTGCCATTTCAATTGATGGGACTATTTATGAGTACGATCCCAATGCAGTTCCAGAGCAAGAGAAAAACCTTAGCATTACCACAGCATTAGGTGGTGTATTGTTATTCAACTTTGCTACCGGCGCATATTCTTATGAGCTTGATGTAGGTGGTGATGGCTGGGGGCAACAAGAAAACATAGCGGTAACTGTTACTGATTTTGATGGTGATAGCAGTTCTATTAACATCGAAATAAACACTGTTTTTGAAACGGTGGTTGATGCCAACCGTGATGTGATTATTACTAACCAAGACGGTAGCAGCACCATCAGCGTGCCCAGTTTAGCTCTGTTATGGAACGATACCGGTGAGGGAATTAGCTTTGATGGAGCAAGCAATGCGCTTGGCGGTTCTGTTAGTGGTAGCGATGAAGTGTTATTCGATTCTGATGATGGAGTCGGCTTAGGTATTCACGATAGCAACTTTGAAACCGAAGAATTATCGATTATCGCCACCGAAGCAGATGTAAGCTTTGTTGACGTTGACTTTAATAGCCATGACGCAGTGGACTTAAGTGACCGCTCTCTATTTAGTTTAAATGATGGGAATATTCCCCAGATTGTATCGGGAGGTTATTCATTTACCTACCAGAGTGAGTTGGTAAACGATAGTGATCCTGTAACCAGTGCCGATGAAGATTGGATTAAAGTAACTTTAGCTGAAGGTGAAGTTCTGTGGGCAAATATGGCCACTATTTCTGGTCAAGAAAGAGTGAAAGTAGATGCCTTCATATATGATTCACAGGGTAACCTTTTACTCACCGATAACGGGGAAAAGCAATTTCAAGAAGACTGGCAAGGCCCAAGAGGTAGTTTTACCGCTCTAGAAGAAGGTGATTACTACATACAAATTGTCGCCGATGATGACACCGATAGCGGTTTTTATCAGATGCATCTAACCATCGATGCCAGCAGCGCTGTTTATCTAAAATCAGCGGCTACTGATACCCAAGAAGAATTTGAATACAGCATTATTGGCGATGGAGCGCTGGATACAACCACCGCTGAGCTTATTGGAGTTCATGGAGACTCTGTGGATGGCGGTGATGGGGACGAAGTCCTAGTGGGCAACGAGGTCGCCAATACTATCTCAGGTGATGCTGGAGATGATGCCTTAGTGGGCTATGCAGGTGATGACCAGCTTGATGGCGGTGCAGGTGAAGACTTGCTGATTGGTGGTCAAGGTAATGATATTCTTACCGGTGGCGATGACAGCGATATGTTTGCCTGGTTAGACGGCGATGACCAATCTACCACCAACGACACCATTACCGACTTCACGCTAAAAGATGATAGTGATCCAGATAATGCGCCTGATGTGCTTGATTTAAGTGATTTGCTGCAAGGCGAAACCGAGGCAAGTTTAGAGTCATATTTGTCGTTTGAAACAGTCGGTGATGATACGATTATTTCAATTGATAAAGACGGCGCCAGCAATGGTGAAAGTATTCATCAAACTATTACCCTAAAAAATGTCGATTTTAGTGGTATGAGTGAAAATGATATTTTGACCCAATTAATTGAAGAACAACAGCTTAATGTAGACAACTAGCCGCTTAAGGTTTGGGAAAATATGGATTCAAGAGTAAGCTAAGGCTTACTCTTGATGTTTTTGTTTATGGAAAGGATGCTCGGTGCAGGACGCTAAACCACAGCAGCAATATCGCGATTTAGATTTAACCGCAGAAAGAACAGACCCTTTACTGAGTAGTTTAGTATTTTTATCTAAATATTACGGTAAGCCTTTCTCTGCGCGCGCGCTGTCTGCTGGCCTGCCCTTAGAGGATGGTTTACTCACTCCAGCCTTATTGCCTCGTGCAGCCTTGCGTGCCGGTATGGACGCCTCAATCGTTAAAAAACCAATTAACAAAATACCTGAATTACTCTTACCTTGTATTTTGTTGCTAAAAGATGGTCGCTCTTGTGTGCTACTTTCGCGAAGTGATGAAGGCATCGAGGTAGCGTGGCCAGA comes from Agarivorans sp. Alg241-V36 and encodes:
- a CDS encoding cadherin-like domain-containing protein; this translates as GNGTLTNNNNGTGKYTPAENDGGNVSFSYNISDGDATISTGTADLDITPVNDAPTTSNVVLDPVAEDAVGGRVITEAELLANAADIDNDLADLSVSNLSLIGNGTLTNNNNGTWTYTPAENDDGSVSFSYDISDGEATISTGTADLDITPVNDAPTTSNVVLDPVAEDAVGGRVITEAELLANAADIDNDLADLSVSNLSLTGNGTLTNNNNGTWTYTPAENDDGSVSFSYDISDGDATISTGTADLDITPVNDAPTTSNVVLDPVAEDAVGGRVITEAELLANAADIDNDLADLSVSNLSLTGNGTLTNNNNGTWTYTPAENDDGSVSFSYDISDGEATISTGTADLDITPVNDAPTTSNVVLDPVAEDAVGGRVITEAELLANAADIDNDLADLSVSNLSLIGNGTLTNNNNGTWTYTPAENDDGSVSFSYDISDGEATISTGTADLDITPVNDAPTTSNVVLDPVAEDAVGGRVITEAELLANAADIDNDLADLSVSNLSLTGNGTLTNNNNGTWTYTPAENDDGSVSFSYDISDGDATISTGTADLDITPVNDAPDAQDDGFANIASSETVLLDLVANDSDLDGDAISVKSIHGTDLTPGITQVISVPNGVVNVTAAGVVSYTASANGSGLVEFSYVLQDEHGAESTANVSGNVVNLANDSAQVAESGLASGSDPSALSTSATGNLLANDDGLTDGLELSSVVYQGVPHTADANGVISIDTNQGQLSVYTEDYNGFSKGDYEYQLESSSLAGDNVSESFNYVVANPASGFVTQATLDVNIVDDTPVGSDVSHSLESSPLLVTTNLVLVLDTSASMTNGEHGDGLNYLEIAVNALSNLIEQADAAGNVNVQIVGFSDSVISSGWISDNVEDALSYLQDLSSGGGTHYDIALNEVISTSTSAQQPDADNTLLYFISDGEPNFGYGIDDTVEYNGSNGLAAWDEFVQDNIDTSYGIGIGQADLDVLKDVSSESPTDEFAFIVDDVTDLSTTLVESYLEAEVDASLGLLQTASTDGFMVGADDGYVSAISIDGTIYEYDPNAVPEQEKNLSITTALGGVLLFNFATGAYSYELDVGGDGWGQQENIAVTVTDFDGDSSSINIEINTVFETVVDANRDVIITNQDGSSTISVPSLALLWNDTGEGISFDGASNALGGSVSGSDEVLFDSDDGVGLGIHDSNFETEELSIIATEADVSFVDVDFNSHDAVDLSDRSLFSLNDGNIPQIVSGGYSFTYQSELVNDSDPVTSADEDWIKVTLAEGEVLWANMATISGQERVKVDAFIYDSQGNLLLTDNGEKQFQEDWQGPRGSFTALEEGDYYIQIVADDDTDSGFYQMHLTIDASSAVYLKSAATDTQEEFEYSIIGDGALDTTTAELIGVHGDSVDGGDGDEVLVGNEVANTISGDAGDDALVGYAGDDQLDGGAGEDLLIGGQGNDILTGGDDSDMFAWLDGDDQSTTNDTITDFTLKDDSDPDNAPDVLDLSDLLQGETEASLESYLSFETVGDDTIISIDKDGASNGESIHQTITLKNVDFSGMSENDILTQLIEEQQLNVDN